From Fibrobacter sp. UWB16, one genomic window encodes:
- a CDS encoding ATP-dependent 6-phosphofructokinase, which translates to MTQDDIIKNPLDYDLSIETVGKGTLKSPMNGVPFVSENDKVSLTTDVNLISEYLAKGIPVPSLEVAGPRQTIFHDPAWTRAGIVTCGGLCPGLNNVIKGLVQVLWFDYGVRNIFGIPYGYRGLNPNYGYSPIVLDPDVVDAIQEDGGTILGSSRGMQDPAIMVDTLMRLNINVLFCIGGDGTLRGAHAIAEEVKKRKQPISIIGIPKTIDNDLNLIDRTFGFETAVLSATDVITSAHIEANGAFNGLGLVKLMGRDSGFIAAYASLATTVVNICLVPEVPFTLDGLFKALESRYASGKTHAVIAVAEGAGQELFKNQEERRDASGNILKNDIGEFLTHKIKEHFDSVGKEINIKYFDPSYTVRSIPAKGTDAIFCFQLAENAVHAGMAGKTDMVVGSMNNVFSHVPIEYAVSERKKINPNGPLWHAVLGITRQQDYFSGKGKRSK; encoded by the coding sequence ATGACTCAGGACGATATCATCAAGAATCCGTTGGATTATGATCTTTCCATTGAAACCGTTGGCAAGGGTACGCTTAAGTCCCCGATGAACGGCGTTCCTTTCGTTTCGGAAAACGACAAGGTCAGCCTTACCACTGACGTCAATCTCATCTCTGAATACTTAGCGAAAGGCATTCCGGTACCTTCACTCGAAGTCGCCGGCCCTAGACAGACAATTTTCCACGACCCCGCCTGGACGCGCGCAGGTATCGTCACTTGCGGCGGTCTCTGCCCAGGCCTTAACAACGTGATCAAGGGCCTTGTACAAGTGCTCTGGTTCGACTACGGCGTGAGGAACATCTTCGGTATCCCGTACGGCTACCGCGGCCTGAACCCGAATTACGGTTACTCCCCCATCGTGCTTGACCCGGATGTGGTCGACGCCATTCAGGAAGACGGCGGTACGATTCTCGGTAGCTCTCGCGGCATGCAGGATCCGGCCATCATGGTCGATACGCTCATGCGCCTCAACATCAACGTGCTGTTCTGCATCGGCGGTGACGGTACGCTCCGCGGCGCACATGCCATTGCCGAAGAAGTCAAGAAGCGTAAGCAGCCCATCTCGATTATCGGCATCCCGAAGACGATCGATAACGACTTGAACTTGATCGACAGGACGTTCGGTTTTGAAACCGCCGTGCTCAGCGCCACAGACGTGATTACAAGCGCGCACATCGAAGCAAATGGTGCGTTCAACGGCCTTGGCCTCGTGAAGCTCATGGGTCGCGACTCCGGCTTTATCGCAGCGTATGCATCGCTTGCAACAACCGTTGTGAACATCTGCCTTGTCCCTGAAGTACCTTTCACACTGGATGGGCTTTTCAAGGCTCTCGAAAGCCGTTACGCCAGCGGCAAGACTCACGCCGTCATCGCCGTCGCCGAAGGCGCCGGACAGGAACTTTTCAAGAACCAGGAAGAACGCAGAGACGCAAGCGGCAACATCTTGAAGAACGATATCGGTGAATTCCTGACCCACAAGATTAAGGAACATTTCGATAGCGTCGGCAAGGAAATCAACATCAAGTACTTTGACCCGAGCTACACGGTGCGTAGCATCCCCGCCAAGGGCACAGACGCCATTTTCTGCTTCCAGCTCGCAGAAAACGCAGTACATGCAGGCATGGCAGGCAAGACGGACATGGTCGTTGGCAGCATGAACAACGTATTCTCGCACGTGCCTATAGAATACGCCGTCAGCGAACGCAAGAAAATCAACCCCAATGGCCCCCTGTGGCATGCCGTTCTCGGTATCACACGCCAGCAGGACTATTTCTCCGGCAAGGGCAAACGCAGCAAGTAA
- a CDS encoding fibro-slime domain-containing protein — MAADYNILVKNETTQNSGAKLYVVMQYKDGARNRTSDCTQLRSYSEDMFYVGVNGVGATNTPKLTFYTSRFCRATEAIGSISIFEGQQAVGSDLIITINDLTVTQANSPDPITPPETGTPTAAKKKVIRFFAPWTNTSAILHIAGGDSVKMTTVKNYCGWFEAKITPPSGSLQVYFKQTIGHEYVTDKHYSSKTAPIAQAVLLTLDEAAQKDTIWVKAGKEIGTATTIYDKYPGILGDCPTKTLPVMMFDWLHGTKGDGAEAGKNGDPANGVSADFGSGGCGGSNARDDKNRGYMKGMVEEQLGANGVPVPAANFPENCKITTHLDKWFLPEVVAQQDGKQYTNATCRSIELQLQDDGLWLGQKDGNSPEGGLFLLDDFQYLDAEGKVPNPYFDNITGHNKKHNYGFAMKIQATFEYVPGQYFEFLGDDDVWVFINNRLVVDIGGQHSQVSGAVDLDTLKLVEGQNYPFHIFYAERHTSSSNFMMRTSIDLKTEASLFYKNLSTATILDYQIYQIIREQALSCDFSGTTIKDTVEAPSNFTLIGSGAYSEGVALDSVGVWYGGITIKPGFTGFTIDTALIKRERALPPGTYQLRFSLQKDETQYEEITFVIDKYASPPINYARSDWTLLGDKVDGTTEPIGQWVNTRYPVNIVFADGSAFDDIVYIKTNNETVFIPCDENGNKITAITLKNGKATFYVKAIAPKDGLILLVSSADETKQAIWENISFQEPPVPQITFACIFDRNGDGRGDSVYAKLSKPYGTLNASMVRMDSVQLEFGEKFQTIVGNITPNDIDSSIAIVSSEGGFGTVPFTGGTDKVYSGKITPYWLYTEGLGKSTPISLTSDVLDSIGPVITSADISYSDDGSTVLLLTFSEGLDCENDADASVFRYFFRQSGTERFDIVPDIYAKLSKAKWRLIFRSTNNDKANIPVMGDSIKMIPGIHMDLLHRSTPEENPYVRIAGEQNVVITSAPVVTIGESDSSRTIIRSSSPTVPKIVQDERPLTAKEVATSYGTQGHYLGELSLSSLVKDEVTNLTSAIKSVNNKNIEKNGKTLEMILTEVQTGAISIDNANKKYKLGDEIVSAYKSGVIKATDVTGIANGNASIIEKVSREYAKRTTLEYKTQYFTSLGVFVNSTSNKISCVDSLFNGNCLDDDNDGKIFLAWNMKSKNGRLVGTGVYIARLTYKIQIGRKTVADRTQDFIWGVRHGKTKGFTIDLNE, encoded by the coding sequence ATGGCCGCTGATTACAATATTCTTGTTAAAAACGAAACGACACAGAACAGTGGAGCAAAGCTCTACGTCGTCATGCAATACAAAGATGGCGCGCGCAACAGGACTTCGGACTGTACCCAGCTCAGAAGCTACAGCGAAGACATGTTCTACGTCGGCGTCAACGGCGTCGGTGCCACCAACACCCCAAAACTCACCTTTTACACCAGCCGCTTTTGCAGAGCCACAGAAGCAATTGGCAGCATTTCGATTTTTGAAGGCCAGCAAGCTGTCGGCAGTGACTTAATCATTACCATTAACGACCTGACCGTCACGCAGGCGAACAGCCCCGATCCCATTACCCCGCCAGAAACAGGCACTCCTACAGCCGCAAAGAAAAAGGTCATCCGCTTCTTCGCTCCCTGGACAAACACCTCCGCCATTCTCCATATCGCTGGAGGCGACTCCGTCAAGATGACGACCGTCAAGAATTACTGCGGATGGTTCGAAGCTAAAATTACACCGCCTAGCGGTTCACTGCAGGTCTACTTCAAGCAGACCATCGGGCATGAATACGTCACCGACAAACATTACTCCTCCAAGACAGCCCCTATAGCACAGGCCGTTCTCCTGACGCTCGACGAAGCCGCCCAGAAAGACACCATCTGGGTCAAGGCAGGCAAGGAAATCGGCACAGCAACTACCATTTACGACAAGTACCCGGGCATCCTCGGCGATTGCCCCACCAAGACGCTCCCGGTGATGATGTTTGACTGGCTCCACGGCACCAAGGGTGACGGCGCCGAAGCCGGCAAAAACGGCGACCCCGCCAACGGCGTAAGCGCCGACTTCGGTTCCGGCGGATGCGGCGGAAGCAATGCCAGAGACGATAAGAACAGAGGCTACATGAAAGGCATGGTCGAGGAACAGCTCGGCGCCAACGGAGTCCCTGTACCGGCAGCCAACTTCCCCGAAAACTGCAAAATCACGACTCATCTCGACAAGTGGTTCTTGCCCGAAGTGGTCGCCCAGCAAGACGGCAAGCAGTACACCAACGCCACCTGCCGCTCAATCGAATTGCAACTCCAGGATGACGGCCTCTGGCTTGGCCAGAAAGACGGTAACAGCCCCGAAGGTGGCCTCTTCTTGCTCGATGACTTCCAGTACCTCGATGCCGAAGGTAAAGTCCCGAACCCCTACTTCGACAATATCACTGGCCACAACAAGAAACACAATTACGGTTTCGCCATGAAGATCCAGGCAACGTTTGAATACGTTCCTGGGCAATACTTCGAATTCCTCGGTGACGATGACGTCTGGGTATTTATCAACAACCGCCTCGTTGTTGATATCGGTGGCCAGCATTCGCAGGTTTCAGGCGCAGTCGATCTCGATACGCTAAAGCTCGTCGAAGGTCAAAACTACCCGTTCCACATTTTCTACGCCGAACGCCACACGTCTTCTTCGAACTTCATGATGAGAACCTCCATCGACTTGAAGACCGAAGCTAGCCTTTTCTACAAGAACCTCTCTACAGCAACCATTCTCGACTACCAAATTTACCAGATCATCCGTGAACAGGCACTTTCCTGCGACTTCTCCGGCACGACCATCAAGGACACTGTAGAAGCCCCCTCGAACTTCACGTTGATCGGTAGCGGCGCTTATTCCGAAGGCGTTGCCCTGGATAGCGTAGGCGTCTGGTACGGCGGCATAACCATCAAGCCGGGCTTTACAGGTTTCACCATCGATACGGCCCTCATCAAGAGGGAACGCGCTCTCCCGCCGGGAACATACCAGTTGCGTTTCTCCTTGCAGAAGGACGAAACTCAGTACGAAGAAATCACCTTCGTCATCGACAAGTATGCATCGCCTCCCATCAATTACGCTAGAAGCGACTGGACTCTCCTCGGCGACAAGGTGGACGGCACTACGGAACCTATCGGCCAATGGGTGAACACCCGCTACCCCGTAAACATCGTGTTCGCCGACGGATCGGCATTTGACGATATCGTGTATATCAAGACGAACAACGAGACAGTATTTATCCCTTGCGATGAAAACGGCAACAAGATTACCGCTATCACGTTGAAGAACGGCAAGGCGACATTCTACGTCAAGGCAATCGCCCCCAAGGACGGCTTAATACTCCTTGTCAGCAGCGCCGACGAAACGAAGCAAGCCATCTGGGAAAACATTTCGTTCCAGGAACCGCCGGTCCCGCAAATCACGTTTGCCTGCATCTTCGACAGAAATGGAGACGGCCGCGGCGACAGCGTTTACGCCAAGCTCTCCAAGCCGTATGGCACGCTGAACGCAAGCATGGTCCGCATGGATTCCGTGCAGCTGGAATTTGGCGAAAAGTTCCAGACGATTGTAGGCAACATTACGCCTAACGACATCGACAGCTCCATTGCGATTGTCTCTTCTGAAGGCGGGTTTGGCACGGTTCCGTTTACCGGTGGCACAGACAAGGTCTATAGCGGAAAGATTACGCCGTACTGGCTGTACACAGAAGGACTTGGCAAGTCAACGCCCATCAGCCTCACAAGCGATGTGCTCGATTCCATCGGCCCTGTGATTACATCTGCCGACATCTCTTACAGTGACGACGGTTCGACAGTTCTCCTGCTCACATTCAGTGAAGGTCTGGACTGCGAAAACGATGCCGACGCCAGCGTATTCAGGTACTTCTTCAGACAATCTGGCACAGAAAGATTCGATATCGTTCCGGATATTTATGCCAAGCTTTCGAAGGCCAAATGGAGACTCATCTTTAGAAGCACGAACAATGACAAGGCCAACATCCCTGTCATGGGCGACTCCATCAAGATGATTCCGGGCATCCACATGGACCTGCTCCACAGAAGCACTCCTGAAGAAAACCCGTATGTCCGCATCGCTGGCGAACAGAACGTGGTCATCACGAGCGCACCGGTCGTAACGATTGGCGAATCTGATTCTTCGAGAACGATTATCAGAAGCTCGAGCCCGACCGTTCCAAAGATTGTCCAGGACGAAAGACCGCTTACCGCAAAGGAAGTCGCGACATCTTACGGCACGCAGGGCCACTACCTCGGAGAATTGAGCCTTTCGAGCCTTGTTAAGGATGAAGTCACGAACCTCACCTCGGCCATCAAGAGCGTCAACAACAAGAACATTGAAAAGAACGGCAAAACGCTCGAAATGATTTTGACCGAAGTCCAGACAGGCGCCATCAGCATCGACAACGCCAACAAGAAATACAAGCTTGGTGACGAAATCGTAAGCGCCTACAAGAGCGGAGTCATCAAGGCGACCGATGTTACCGGCATCGCAAATGGCAACGCGTCCATCATCGAAAAGGTTTCGAGGGAATATGCCAAGAGGACAACGCTCGAATACAAGACTCAATACTTCACAAGCCTTGGCGTGTTCGTGAACAGCACTTCGAACAAGATCAGTTGTGTTGACAGCCTGTTCAATGGCAACTGCCTTGACGACGACAATGATGGCAAGATATTCCTCGCCTGGAACATGAAGTCGAAAAACGGACGACTGGTCGGTACTGGAGTTTACATCGCTAGACTTACGTACAAGATTCAAATCGGCCGAAAGACCGTCGCTGACCGCACGCAAGACTTCATCTGGGGTGTGCGTCACGGAAAGACCAAGGGCTTTACCATCGACTTGAATGAATAA
- the pta gene encoding phosphate acetyltransferase has product MNRVYLVATAASNMEAKVQELVDAVTKAGLIATVYKPLEVFNAADSVAEIKAGKSAVLMEKICADFLKQDFDDVDAVVVEGATGMNDVIAHKFNDDLASALDAKIFADGEDAELFCPKRLLRCEKCVAGDLAEPAAERRVSQAMFRASLLSKASKCVKRIVLPEGSEPRTVQAACLAVERNIAVPVLIGKKADIEATAKSVGVKLPANIEIIEPSAELAEKYVPTLVELRKAKGMTPESARVALSDNVMLATMMLKFGEVDGLVSGAIHSTADTLRPALQIIRTAPGVKSVSSVFFMCMKDKTYIYGDCAINLNPLAEELADIALQCDDTAKAFGLPSRVAMLSYSTINSGKGPDADLVVAATAAAKAARPEMLIDGPLQYDAATVPSVGALKAPNSPVAGKATVFVFPDLSAGNIGYKAVQRSAHGTIAIGPMLQGLAKPVNDLSRGALVEDIVYTIALTAVQAQK; this is encoded by the coding sequence ATGAATCGTGTTTACCTAGTTGCCACGGCTGCCTCCAACATGGAAGCCAAAGTCCAGGAACTTGTCGACGCTGTTACCAAGGCTGGTCTCATCGCTACAGTCTACAAGCCGCTCGAAGTTTTCAATGCTGCCGATAGCGTTGCAGAAATCAAGGCCGGCAAGTCTGCCGTGCTCATGGAAAAGATCTGTGCCGATTTCCTCAAGCAGGATTTTGACGATGTCGACGCTGTTGTCGTCGAAGGTGCAACCGGCATGAACGATGTCATTGCTCACAAGTTTAACGACGACCTCGCCTCTGCCCTCGATGCAAAGATTTTTGCCGATGGCGAAGATGCAGAACTCTTCTGCCCGAAGCGCTTGCTCCGTTGCGAAAAGTGCGTTGCTGGCGACCTCGCAGAACCGGCTGCTGAACGCCGCGTAAGCCAGGCCATGTTCCGCGCAAGCCTCCTTTCCAAGGCTTCCAAGTGCGTGAAGCGCATTGTGCTCCCGGAAGGCTCTGAACCGCGTACCGTGCAGGCTGCTTGCCTCGCTGTCGAACGCAACATCGCCGTGCCGGTCCTCATCGGCAAGAAGGCCGATATCGAAGCTACCGCAAAGTCTGTGGGCGTAAAGCTCCCGGCTAACATCGAAATTATCGAACCGAGCGCAGAACTTGCTGAAAAGTATGTGCCGACTCTCGTGGAACTCCGCAAGGCAAAGGGCATGACTCCGGAATCTGCACGCGTTGCTCTTTCTGACAACGTTATGCTCGCTACGATGATGCTCAAGTTCGGTGAAGTCGATGGCCTCGTTTCTGGCGCTATCCACTCTACCGCCGACACGCTCCGCCCGGCTCTCCAGATTATTCGTACCGCTCCGGGTGTGAAGTCCGTGAGCTCCGTGTTCTTCATGTGCATGAAGGACAAGACCTACATCTACGGCGACTGTGCCATCAACCTGAACCCGCTCGCCGAAGAACTCGCCGATATCGCTCTCCAGTGCGATGACACGGCAAAGGCTTTCGGCCTCCCGAGCCGCGTTGCCATGCTTTCTTACAGCACCATCAATTCGGGCAAGGGCCCGGATGCAGACCTCGTTGTGGCCGCTACTGCCGCTGCAAAGGCTGCCCGCCCGGAAATGCTCATCGATGGCCCGCTCCAGTACGATGCTGCAACAGTCCCGAGCGTTGGCGCCCTCAAGGCCCCGAACAGCCCGGTCGCTGGCAAGGCTACCGTGTTCGTGTTCCCGGACCTCTCTGCCGGTAACATCGGTTACAAGGCTGTGCAGCGCTCTGCCCACGGCACGATCGCTATCGGCCCGATGCTCCAGGGCTTGGCCAAGCCGGTGAACGACCTTTCCCGCGGCGCCCTCGTCGAAGACATCGTTTACACGATCGCTTTGACTGCTGTGCAGGCCCAGAAATAA
- a CDS encoding fibro-slime domain-containing protein — translation MCLAIFSAYAFAQTVAVAHIIYEEGNVLYYADNESNFVYKAVEKNEDGTFTIEFTNERLANGKKDTRRLQFGQGCSGNTCRIDLSPDNKPLLGELFPEYTDGSYTDGVTPTKKLEVWIVINEDKTLTISDTKPVVAVKPKKHIRFLTPWTNTNAIIYMNGAESYMSSLPSYCGWFETKLTKPSTANVYFKQTIGTTFVGAEGTTEDESTITPINLDSALAISDTVWVVAYQYGAPEVHATYPGVLGECLPKILPVMMFDWYDGSMNSDGSKNGLNYGSGGAGRTGFDMRGVPMFGTGVSQDFGQGGCEGSPVTGMVEKQLGPNGVPVMAKNFPQNCKNSTHLNSWFLPEELYNDGTNSYTNVTCRDLELTLTDDGFWLGQKDDESPEHGLFLLDDFRWLDEAQKIENPHYDSISGASDIPGYHNYGFAMKIQAEFVYIKGQYFEFNGDDDVWVFIDNKLVVDIGGQHKKIKKSVNLDDLGLTPGETYPFHIFYAERKRTQSNFMMRTSIDLKVESSMLLTDHSTDSTLIKKEVWQNIREKTLACDFSANSETKRTERGPSNFTLFGKSLSPSGFAISKLDSVYFSGITVTNDYTMLTINTKTISRAQALPPGTYFVRVSLKNNPKEYKDVYFTIPPTELPNIAYANIIDSSYCIMADVINQDTVCFEKYWKPLGNEASRDVSSDTLPITLDKNEKQLWAGRIYPVNVTYVEDWASSYTGITVQVASSDPNLVACDSLGTPLANSEFTLIDGKNTFYIKANAAITNGTLTVSTASAKNKSINWTNINIIEPPVPRVDTAYIFDKNGDGRGDSIWVSFNKPLGGNSVLNSISFIFGNTRYEHLKPDYKDGDRSLSFVASGDGFGIDISTGGAYEPYSGKITAHYTYTNPEDHKVSYPSMDGILGDKIGPIIMAAEIAYTDDGKTVLSLTFSEGLTSENASAGLFGYRSYGSGAFSSIVQEAEYITTTPANRWKLIFSKKSASDILPIVGDSIRIKPPSEGGLALDLIGNPAHEMNPWVRITGEQRITVTTPAVVTMHKDSPNFDKTKEIVSSPNATVPIIVNSERPLTANQVGEIYGTQGHYLGDMNMSELVENEISEIVKVVKSSTKFEDKEAVKNGSPSTSVSLETIISMLDRKEITTKEAKKRFGLNETIIKAYNNGLLNKNNLNNYLHGTTEDVKTIAESLADRTELSYKTTYYSSLGHYINKDEGRIACNDEIFKTEGATNCLGNEGHLFLAWNMRSKKGRLVGTGVYIARLEIRLIVNGKKITKRTQDFILGFRHPNLTIDDFK, via the coding sequence GTGTGTTTGGCTATATTCAGTGCCTACGCCTTTGCGCAGACGGTTGCTGTTGCACACATCATTTACGAAGAAGGCAACGTCTTGTACTATGCCGACAACGAAAGCAATTTCGTGTACAAGGCCGTTGAAAAAAACGAAGATGGTACATTTACCATCGAATTCACCAACGAGCGTCTTGCTAACGGCAAGAAAGATACTCGCAGACTTCAGTTCGGACAAGGCTGCAGCGGCAACACATGCCGCATCGACTTAAGTCCTGACAACAAGCCTCTATTGGGCGAACTTTTCCCGGAGTACACAGACGGAAGCTATACAGACGGTGTGACCCCGACAAAAAAACTGGAAGTCTGGATTGTCATCAACGAAGACAAGACGCTGACGATTTCCGACACGAAACCAGTGGTCGCGGTCAAGCCCAAGAAACATATCCGTTTCTTAACGCCATGGACAAACACGAACGCCATCATCTACATGAATGGCGCCGAAAGCTACATGAGCTCGCTCCCCTCGTACTGCGGATGGTTCGAGACAAAGCTTACAAAGCCTTCCACGGCCAACGTTTACTTTAAGCAGACTATCGGTACAACATTTGTTGGCGCCGAAGGCACCACCGAAGACGAATCGACAATCACGCCGATCAATCTGGATTCTGCCCTTGCCATTAGCGACACGGTTTGGGTCGTTGCATACCAGTACGGCGCTCCTGAAGTTCATGCAACATACCCAGGCGTTCTTGGCGAATGCCTCCCGAAAATTCTCCCCGTGATGATGTTCGACTGGTATGACGGTTCCATGAATTCCGACGGCTCCAAGAACGGCCTCAACTACGGTTCTGGCGGCGCCGGACGTACAGGATTCGACATGCGCGGAGTTCCCATGTTTGGAACAGGGGTAAGCCAGGACTTTGGTCAGGGCGGTTGCGAAGGTTCTCCGGTCACAGGGATGGTCGAAAAGCAGCTTGGCCCGAACGGCGTTCCTGTGATGGCAAAGAACTTCCCGCAGAACTGCAAGAATTCCACCCACCTGAACAGCTGGTTCCTCCCCGAAGAGCTCTATAACGACGGTACGAATTCTTACACAAACGTTACATGCCGCGATTTGGAACTCACGCTTACAGACGACGGATTCTGGCTTGGCCAAAAGGATGACGAAAGCCCGGAACACGGACTCTTCTTGCTCGACGATTTCCGCTGGCTAGACGAAGCCCAAAAGATTGAAAACCCCCACTACGATTCCATCAGCGGCGCAAGCGATATTCCGGGTTACCACAACTACGGATTCGCCATGAAGATCCAGGCTGAATTTGTCTACATCAAAGGCCAGTACTTCGAATTCAACGGCGACGATGACGTTTGGGTATTCATCGACAACAAGCTCGTTGTCGATATCGGCGGTCAGCACAAAAAGATCAAGAAGTCCGTTAACCTCGACGATCTGGGACTTACGCCGGGTGAAACTTATCCGTTCCACATTTTCTATGCCGAACGCAAGCGCACTCAGTCGAACTTCATGATGAGAACGTCTATCGACCTGAAGGTAGAATCCAGCATGCTTCTCACCGACCACTCGACAGATTCCACGCTTATCAAGAAGGAAGTTTGGCAGAACATTCGCGAAAAGACTCTCGCCTGCGACTTCTCCGCAAACTCCGAGACTAAGCGCACGGAACGCGGACCTTCGAACTTTACCTTGTTCGGAAAGAGCCTTTCGCCAAGCGGCTTTGCCATAAGCAAGCTCGATTCCGTCTACTTCAGCGGCATTACAGTCACAAACGACTATACGATGCTCACGATCAATACAAAAACAATTTCCCGTGCACAGGCACTCCCGCCGGGAACATACTTTGTACGCGTTTCGCTTAAGAACAATCCGAAGGAATACAAGGATGTCTACTTCACCATCCCGCCGACGGAACTTCCGAACATCGCCTATGCAAACATCATTGACTCCAGCTACTGCATTATGGCAGACGTCATCAACCAGGATACCGTCTGCTTTGAAAAGTACTGGAAGCCGCTCGGAAACGAAGCCAGCCGTGACGTCAGCAGCGACACGCTCCCCATTACTTTGGACAAGAACGAAAAGCAGCTCTGGGCAGGCCGCATCTACCCCGTCAACGTCACCTACGTTGAAGACTGGGCCTCAAGCTACACCGGAATTACAGTCCAGGTCGCGTCATCGGATCCGAACCTAGTCGCCTGCGACTCTCTCGGCACTCCGCTTGCGAATAGCGAATTTACGCTCATCGACGGCAAGAACACGTTCTACATCAAGGCAAACGCCGCCATAACGAACGGCACCTTAACCGTATCGACAGCATCTGCCAAGAACAAAAGCATCAACTGGACGAACATCAACATTATTGAACCTCCGGTCCCGCGCGTAGACACGGCATACATTTTCGACAAGAACGGCGACGGCCGTGGCGATAGCATCTGGGTGAGTTTCAACAAGCCGCTTGGTGGCAACAGTGTCCTGAATTCCATTTCATTTATATTCGGCAATACCCGCTATGAACATTTAAAGCCAGATTACAAGGATGGCGACAGGTCACTTTCGTTTGTTGCAAGCGGCGACGGCTTTGGCATCGACATTTCTACAGGTGGCGCTTACGAGCCCTACTCCGGCAAAATCACAGCCCACTACACTTACACCAACCCTGAAGACCACAAGGTATCGTACCCCTCCATGGACGGTATCCTTGGCGACAAGATCGGCCCCATCATCATGGCTGCAGAAATTGCATACACCGATGACGGAAAGACCGTACTCTCGCTCACCTTCAGCGAAGGCCTCACCTCCGAAAATGCAAGTGCCGGCCTGTTCGGCTACCGCAGCTACGGCAGCGGCGCATTCTCCTCCATCGTCCAGGAAGCGGAATATATCACCACAACACCGGCAAACCGCTGGAAGCTGATCTTCTCCAAGAAATCCGCTTCGGATATCCTCCCCATCGTCGGCGACTCCATCCGCATCAAGCCTCCTTCAGAAGGCGGGCTTGCACTTGACCTCATCGGTAACCCGGCACACGAAATGAACCCGTGGGTACGCATCACCGGCGAGCAGCGCATTACAGTCACGACCCCTGCAGTCGTCACCATGCACAAGGATTCCCCGAACTTCGACAAGACCAAGGAAATTGTCAGCAGTCCAAACGCAACCGTCCCGATAATCGTCAACAGCGAAAGACCTCTCACCGCAAACCAGGTCGGCGAGATTTACGGTACGCAGGGCCACTACCTTGGCGACATGAACATGTCCGAACTCGTCGAAAACGAAATCAGTGAAATCGTGAAGGTCGTCAAGAGCTCCACCAAGTTCGAAGACAAGGAAGCCGTCAAGAACGGAAGCCCATCGACATCTGTTTCGCTGGAGACGATCATTTCCATGCTGGACAGGAAGGAAATCACGACGAAAGAAGCCAAAAAGAGGTTCGGGCTCAACGAAACGATCATCAAGGCCTACAACAATGGGCTCTTGAACAAGAACAACCTGAACAACTACTTGCACGGCACCACCGAAGACGTCAAGACGATTGCAGAATCCCTGGCCGACAGGACAGAACTTAGCTACAAGACCACTTACTATTCAAGCCTCGGCCACTACATCAACAAGGACGAAGGACGAATCGCCTGCAATGACGAGATTTTCAAGACAGAAGGCGCCACCAACTGCCTCGGAAACGAAGGTCACCTCTTCCTCGCCTGGAACATGCGTTCCAAGAAGGGTCGACTCGTCGGAACCGGCGTCTACATCGCCCGTCTCGAAATCCGCCTCATCGTAAACGGCAAGAAGATCACCAAGCGCACGCAGGACTTCATCCTGGGATTCCGCCATCCGAACCTTACGATTGACGATTTCAAATAG